From the Diadema setosum chromosome 3, eeDiaSeto1, whole genome shotgun sequence genome, the window ctaaaaccctaatATAAACCCTGACCTTAACGATACCGTTATTCAAGTCCTTGGAAAAATAAGAACGGAGCCGATTGTCTCGGGATAAGGAGTGAATGTCGCGTCACCGTTTATATGAAGCTTTAGATTTCAGACGTTCAAATTTTGGACtttcagagtaaaaaaaaatataaagaaaataaaaaggcacacaaacacacacacacacacacacacacacaattacaaaaacaaacaaacaaaaaacggtTTTGCGCAGTCGCAAAATCGCCAATAATATACTCGTAGATCTCGCGTCGTCCGAGATTTTCGCGGTTGGTTCTGGGCCATTTTTTGTGACCGCTCGAACTCACGATACAAAGTGCTACATGATGcactgataatgattatgaaagcTTAATGATAGTTGTTATAGGTTCTGTCCTCTTGTGAGCTAAAGCTCCCTTATTGAACATCAGGCGGTGGATGAATGAGCAGATTTCTAAATGTTACAAAGAGCGGAGATTGATTATATACAAAACACTAAAACCTAAGTTTTGCAATACACAAACAATTTAGGCCCTACTTACATTAATgcaaatacactgtaaatatcaacatttcatcattgatttttattcaaattgtatagctacatgtatacgAAAGTTCTCGATTTGTCTTGATTAATTACAATAATTCTTTTCACAGGGGCTAGACGCTAACCTGTTCATCATTGTGATCCGCTCAGGCCACATAAAtatttaaatctgaaatttcgGTGGCCCGAAAGAGATACTTAGTGGCCCCCAAAACAGCGAACATAACAATCCAGTTTGCATCTCCGTTGCTCGATCGGCCATCGAAGGATAAACTTTTTGAACATTTAGCCGTCCGACATTAATATTCAGCGGGCCACCTAGGGCCACCACTTGTGTTGAGCCCTAGCTGCTTCCCACCGTGCCAAGTCTGTTGCACAGGAGTGTACATCATTGTACAACAAGATATCAGTAAAATAAGTATTCCTGAACAAAGCGAACGCTTTCTACCACCAACACTACGCATCTTTCTCTAAATGACAGAATAATACTTTGAATATTGCGTCATGATATTTTGATAACATCATCTATTTTCAAAGATATACATTGAAAAGTTTGTCGCTatggtttctttctttcttgtttttctagCTATGATTGACATTGGCTATACAGTCCTATACCAAGCTGATCAAGTTATACGATGAATAATAGTGACATTAATCaaacatataattataataaccaCATCAAACATTTAGGTAACTTCAATAAACATACTCCGAATAGTTTTATATTCAATACAACTTCTCTCTCACCCTATTGGGTTCACCACATTTAAGAGTTGCTGCACTTCGAAACTCCTCCGTTTCAACGAAGTGATGTCAGTGGTTTGATACTAGACACTGTTTCACTCCAAATCTACAAAAGAGAAATGAGCTattaacagaaatgaaaaaaaaaataatatcaaattaAATGTGGATAAATCAGATaataaagagagggagagagagagagagaggctggTACAGGTTGGAATAAACGAacaggaaaaatgaaaggtGAGTCACGAATCGATTTTGTTTGGATGACATCCTGTTTTACAATTTTTATCCAAAATCAGGAGGACCTTAAAGTTCGTCAAAGCAGTGTTTAAGTTTTAATTCATTTAGTGCGAAGTAATAACTGCATTTCATTTCTCCCTTAACATCATCTGTGTTTTAAAATGGAGAAACATTTAATGGTATCTTTATTCAACAGATCATAGTCGCAGCCAGAAgctgaattacaaatgatttttcaaaaatgagaaatatacatacacagtatTACATAAAAATACGAAagtaaaattacaaaatcaaataaCACACAGGCTcatacaaaacaagaacaattcaacaaaacaaaacaaaaaaaaaatcctcaggCACTACATACATAAGAAAGTaatgaaagtttgaattgaCGTGGACCTCTGACCGTAAAGTTTCTATATCACTACCAATCAGTTCATGAATATTCACTAAGTTCCATAActataccttgaaccatttcataaatatattaaaaaaaatgttacccCACTCCGGCGGGGGTGGACGGAACATAGGTAAACtgaaggaagagaaaatgacGTCCAGTCACAATGGATGCGGGAATGAATGTGTGTTTCTTTATTCTGGTATAaattataccaagtttcaataATCATATTGATCGTAATCAAGTTAATTATCAACCACTTCTTCTCATCAACACAGTGTGAATAACACATGCAGTCTGTTGATACAAATACCTAATTCTTCATGCGTGTAACTGATAATTTATCCCTTTCTCAATATGATGCCTGATTTATATCTCAAAAAGTCTCTGAAATCATAAGTTAATTGTAACACTTACTCATACCAATTTATCTTAACATTCCTTTGTAGTAAGAATACCTTACTGTAAGCTTATCCTTTAATAAAACAGTCAAGCTTTAACTTAACCTGTCATTTAAAATATTAATGATTGAATCAAATAAACACAACTAAATATCATTTGATCAATCTCTGTTTATATCTATGAATTGAAATGCAAATGATTAAATAAACCTTAACCTGGAATGTATTCACTTCTTTGGCAAGAATTGTTTTAAAAGCAAGAAGGAAAACCGGTAATCTTTATACACTGCAAAACAAATCTAACTTCTTtagttttcctttatttctctaAAAGCcaggttttctctctctttcctgctcgcttctgtattttattcctctgatataaaacaaaacgcTTCTGTAAAATCCTTTACAATATACTTTTTCGACATTTGAGATGATCCCTGCCGTCAGGCAAACGCGAAAGTATTTCAAGAATGCGAGACACATGCAAGAGCAGTCGCTCTGAAAACCAACTTTGGGGACGATTCCTGAATAATTTCCTTTTAGTTTCTTTATCAAAAAGTGAGGGATTGACCGATTCAGtctatgtacactgtaccactTGCCATTGTTTCTATCTTATACAATGCTATTATACTACTCTTTTAACTTTGTACAAATATCCATGTCTATTGCATTCACAATTTTTGCACTTATTAAGGCATTAGGGGTGTTTTCCATTCAGAAATGACATAAATATCAGCTAACCTGTATTCAGTCCCAAGATAGCCTATAAAGGTCAATGGACTCTGGTGCGGCGTACCACTGAGGAAAGTGTTTACACTGACTGCTCTACTCGTCCTTCTACACTGGATAACACAGCCTATGGCTTGTTCACACTCACACTAGCATTATTTAATCCGAAACTAAATCAGCTTAAATAGCGATTATGCATAAGTGGTTAAATCACTACACAAatatgataatgacacaagaacTCATATCCATATAATCACTAGCACATCATAATCAAGCAGTCATATCCGGTATTAACAATAATGAATAACAGACTATTCGATAACTTCACTGAGAACACCATTTGTAATCTGAATTCCTCTCTTTCTGAAGGAGAAACACTGCAATTCAACTACAACACACTAAATATCATGTAATCTTCCCCAAATTTACCAGTCGAAAGGAATGGTTTACAGAATAATTTAACACGAATAAAAGTTAGATTTCTTACCtgaaggaagagaaaatgacGTCCAATCACAATGGATGCGGGAATGAATGTGTGTGGCTCAAAACCACATCCATCGAGATGGAGTCAGTTTTCAAGAATTTGAAGAAACTGGGTGAGCTCCATTCTGATTTCAGGGGTGGGTGGAATAAACTTATGAGGGTAAATTTCCCTATGTATACCATTCTAGAGACTTCCAAaaaattaggggggggggtctatTTTCCCTGTGGCctttacaaaaaaataaattttcactTGACCGTTCACCTTAGACCTTTGACTTCATAGCCCGAAATATTCTCTTTAGTCTCCGTTCCCTGGCTGATCACCGGGCTGCGTGTTTCCACACACATGGGCGAGTGTATGGATACATTATGAATGACTCTCTGAATCTATACTGAAGGATAATATTACTGGTCACCGTCATATTTTAATCCTATTGTATGTGAGTTTCTGGATTCATGAACGCAGATACATATACTTGTCACGGAAAATGACAACGCGGCTATCGCAAATTTGCTTCAACAACAAACCATGCGGCTTGAttatgagatatgagaaaggaaggagaaattagtgcgtagctttgacatcattattcctcttactgttcctcctttttcgGAAGAAGTTCAAGAGTTGCAAAGATGATCTccgccgggaatcgaacccgggtctttggcatgaAACGCCAACGCTTAACCGGCTCGGCCACGTAGACGTCAGAGCGGTTCAGGCAGCCCATTTCACCAAGTTCGATAACCTGCCGGCGACGGACCAACCTTTCAACCCTTTTTGTGCATGTTCCTTTTTTGAGCAGAGAGTTTACGAATAACAACCAGCATAAAACGATATACatttgtaaatgatttgtattGCAACTTAAGTTTTGCTAAGTCCTCTAGATTTGAATTAATATTATGACAACAAGTTGAACAGACTatacaggaaaaacaaaattattaggTTATTATTTACCACAACGATGACCAATAATAATGCACTTTCCGGACTCGTTACTATGGTGTGTCATATTTTTTCCGGTTGTGGTTTCGTCACACCGTCCCTCGAACTTGAAATCAATAACTAAACTGTTTTTcctttatcacttttttttttttgggggggggggactccaAAGTGTATTAAGGTTTTAACGGTTTGCAATAAATTAAAAAGGAGGTTTATATACCAAATAATCAAacgcatcttttttttctcaccgcACTACTTTGCAGTGATGTCATAATTCTATGATTTGAATATAAGTGGAGAATGCTCTGGACATTTAGTGACAGTTCCTTTGCATTATTGCATGTAGACATAATAAAGCAACTGTCTTCATTCGGAAGCGTGGGGACATCATACCGTCACTGCCGTAACTACCATTTCACTCTATGATATAACTCAtcaatacattgtaatgtatacACAATATATTATGAACAGAAAACAGATAAGCCCCACAGCCATAATCACCTAATGTAAAAAACGAAAACAACGACACAACACACTATCCATGTATCAAAATTAACTAGATTGTAGTTGACATTCTAAATTCATAAGATGAGTTTACTTGTAAACACAGATACACTATAGAAGTAGGCTTAAATGACcattcataataatgtactctctctctctctcaaaaaaaagagtgacgtcagggatcactccaaaatcttcgagtgatccctgaggtcactccaaaatgagtgaaaataaacattttcactcgaaattcactgttttttgtattcactccttcaagagtgaatattttcactcgattttttttagagagtaagttCATCCTGCACGGGGTAGAGAGACAAACCCCAAATAAAGGAATCCTTGAAATGTAACTGATTCTGTTTACTTTTTTGGAACGTTCAAACATTCACAGAATACCTTAAATTTAAGACATGCTTAGGATGCGTATAAGTGAATGAATCTTCACGAGAGCAGGCGAGACACGTGTCCAGCTATTTCATAGGACTCTCGCGTAAACTTCATTCAAGGTGTGCTAATATTCTATTCACTTGGAATATCATACcacagatttttgtttgtttgttttgtttgaaaattatcgactacagtcaacttcggatacctcgaattcgtcgggactgaagaaaatggttcgaggtaCGTGAAATTCGAGGTACGCGAATTCGAGGTACGCAtacgtacgtcgaattttcttcgacttatccgacgtttatcgatgttcaacatggtatctgttatagtgcttaccgattgtttgcatgcttgtcaattgaaattgaatcgatattttatatgaatgaattgaatgaaaatcggaattgaaatcagaatttcagaaatgaagattttggtggccctatcgcgccaccaaaaaagtcggatgtttgcctttacttttgaaaatgaacagcggtaacaatcggctccgtaggatactaaaataaatgtcggatgtttgctcatacttttggaaatgaaaaacgataagactcggctccgtatggtgctaaaactaatgtcagatatttgattttgcgttcggaaatgattaaggacaacattcggctccggaagacgctgaaaaTGTCGAATattatttgctttgacgttcggaaatgaaaaacaatattcaactccgtacgatggttagATAAGTGTCGAATGTTTCCTTTACTTTCGGAAGGaaagcaataacattcggctccggaagattctgaaataaatgtcagatgatcgcttttatgttcggaagttCCAGTAACATTCTGTTCCATACGATGCCaaaataactgtctgatgtttgcttttaaatttcgaaatgaataacagtaacattcagcttcgttcaatggtaaaattaaggtttgatgtttgctttgacgttcggaaatgagtaacaataacattcaactccttacgatgataaaataaatgctggatgtttgcttttacgatcgaaagtaaatggcaataacattcagctccggaagatgcaaaaatacatctcgaatgattgcttttacgtttggcgtgtttgaaagtgaatattactgtagcagtaatattctgccccATGATGCTAAAAAaagtattggatatttgctattacatttcgaaatgaataacagtaatattcagctacgtttgatggtaaaataaacgtctgatgtcagcttcgacgttcaaaaatgaaaaaaaaaaacagtaacattcggctccgtacgatgataaaataatattgtcagatgattcatttcactttcggaagtggacagcagtaaaattcggctccgtacgatgataaaataaatgtcgtatgtttgaaatgaataacggtaatattctgcttcgtacgatgcaaaaataaatgacagattgttgcttttagatttggaaatgattaacggtattgatccgctcagttagatgctgaaacaaatagcggatgtttgctttcacgtttggaaatggataaggatagcattcagctccgtaagatatgctaaaatgaatgtcggttgtttgcttttacatctaaaaatgattaacggtaatattcggctccgtaaggtgctaacagactaataaatgttggatgattgcttataagaaatgaataacggcaactttcggctctttacaatACTAAAACAAATATCGGATGCTAACAGATGtcggcaaatgctcccactttttcatttcaaacgtaagttttgacctcctaaATTTTTAtgaatcaacttttataataatctatacgcctatttgctaaatcttaaaacacaaaataagataattggattttctaattttaatttcgagtaaatttgaccaccaaaaaataaaaatcagtgatactggtggcccgataaaagttagtgtggagccctgtctattctattctttattatgctcggcctatacttccacatcatattccacaatattttcataatcgcattgctgaaaaaaaaaaaaatcagtgcttgcgttctcggggaagaataaatgaaacatacttcgtgaaaggcaaaacaaaaaagttaagaAAAGGCACTACGCAGTAGATTGATGTTTGGACAGTGGaccgtgattaatgccaaagatataactgtcaacaccCAACACCTACGCAGGTGCGCCACGACGGTTTAGAAATCTACGCACGCGGTAtgactatcatgatcaagaaataaaacacagtggttaaagaaaagaaaatgatgggCAGAGCGTTGTGCTATCGTAAGCACTCCATTAGCAAGGGTGCTATATTACGTGTACGTATgtaggtaggtgttggggatttttctcgtcagctgtgtaccgggtatttctttgggcgcgcgattgttctggtcgggaatatttacagtcgagtgtgaaaagatttgtgacatgtcttcttCGCTgccacgcgcgcttaatcggaaatgctgagtgatgttgcaATTCGATTCGAGCtgcatgctgggaaaaacaataagttaattaagatcgggacagtagatttcacttcgaggtaaccgaacttcgagttatagttcttcgagctacgcgaattttaatacacggaaactccataggaacaatcgggactttcattttgcccccgaggtaagtgatattcggcttatccgacgtcgaggtatccgaagttgactgtattCATCTACCTGTTCCTGTTTCAGATCGCATCAAATATGTAGAGTCTATCCGAAGTGCAGAAAGCTATCTGACCATTCTCAAACTCTTGTAGACTGTAGTCACACGATGATGCTGGTATTTGGATTTTGAAATCAGTAATAAGATTGTGCACGTGCTTCAACTCACTAGTGTATCGATCGATACGGACAAGACCCTCCTCGTGTTTCACCAAGGCTACAATGACCGAATCATCTTGACAAACAGCTGGATAGGGAATCATACCCTCCTCTTTGAAAACATTCTGCTTCTTCCCAGTACCGTCAAGGCAGACGACAGCTGATGCAGCTTGGAGTATCAGTTTCCCCTTGGTGGGAAAGAATAATTGCTTAGGTGTATATCCATCACACATCATGTATCTGACAGCCTTACCACCCTGTCGTTTAAATACCAGGATTATTTTGGGCGTCCCATAACCCACGTAGATATTATCATCTCTATCCACAGTTAGACCACCCAACCCTCCTTCAGCAAAATTCATCGTCTCGAACGTGACGTCAAGCTTCCCCCACTGTGGAGTGTAGAGAGACATCTCGTTCTCCACATCACGTACGACACATCGACCATCAGACAGGAATCCAATGTTAACGAGAGAGAGACCCTTCAGCACGGTCTGCTGTAACTCGCCATCAGGGGAGTACAGATGGATTCCGCCTTTAAACGATCCCACCGCCATCTTACCGTCTGGTACACGAGTCATGCAGTTCATGCTGTCTTCTCTTGGGAGCTCTATTTCTGCTTTGACATGCCACGTGTAACCTTTCAACTCTCCAAGACAAAGTTCATTAACCTTCACGAATCTACGGAATGAAATCTTCCCTGCTCGTTCTGTCACACCTCTCGGTGATTGGTTGTCAGGATCATCTCGTCCCAGAAAGCTCTTCAAGTTCTCGCACAGCGTGTCGTGTGCTAACAAGGCGTCTTTCTCCAGCGGTACCTTCATACTGTTTGTTACCAGTTCTTCCATAGCGTTCATGTGACTTATTGTTCGCCGACTCTCTTCCTGCATGACTTGTAATTCCTTCTCGAATTTTTCAGACCAAtgtttcacttgacttttcagGGCTTCTCTATTGTCTGACAATATCTGCATGTATTCCTCGTACGTTTTATCGATGTCATCATTGAGTCTTGTCATtaaatttgttatttcattgcGTTGTGTCTCTATGAATTCGATGTGATTGTCGATGGACGTTCTCTTTgatattactttgtttttcaactccTTGATATTTTCCATCAATTTCTCCTCATGAACAGCTGTCTCTTTTATCTGATGTCCTGCTTGTAAGTGTGTTAACATCCCGCATCTTAGGCAGGCGTATTCTTGACATCCAGTGCAGAAACACTCCACATCCTCGCTAGGATGTTTCTTACATTTCCTTCGCCTCTTAAGCAGAACTTTTCCCGAGAGCACCTCGCTCAtgggcaccacttcgtggctgGAGACCGGCTTCCAGAGAGAGTGGCCGTTCTCACACGATTCACACATATATTTCCCACAGTCCTGACAGTAGGACACAGCTGGCAAATTTTCGTCCATCTCACAAACTGTGCATGTTGGACTCTTGGTTTTCACTTCGTCCACTAGAGAACTCAAGAGTACATTTGTTTGTAACTTTTCCACATCTCCACTGGGTAGGGGCGTTTCTTTCCTGCATATTGGGCATGATATAGTTTCTTGATCGGACCGAGTTTGAGATATTCGTTGAAGACAGTCTTTGCAGAACGTGTGAGAGCATGTGAGTGATTTAGGCTGGTTGAAAAGAGTCAGGCAGATAGGACACTCAAGATTTTGGCTGCTGATTTGATGGAACTCTGTcatgatgtttgtttttctaataGTAAAGGAAACATAAAGTGACAAACATATCAACAAATACTGGCACAAAACTCAAATTAAAGTTATTGAAAAGAGATAGTTTATGTGAAGCATGATGTCAGAATTCATGGATTCATAAACTGGCCCAAAATTAAGAAGTACAATTTAAGAGACATGCTTGAacgtgcttttttgttttgttttgttttgttttactacATTTACTGTGGATGCTGTATTTACTGGCTCAATAAGAACTTTTAAATATTTGTGGCGATCCATGTGAGTGAAGGAGATCACATTAACTTGTAATGTGTGTCTGTCAGAGGATGGTGGGACTTAGAATAAATTCAGATGTTAATGGTTGACACTCTAAAGGAATATTTGTAAAACAATATAGAGTTGCATTACGatagaatatcaaaatatatttagGCATTAGATTGCAGCAGTAAAGGGATATTCAGCGATGTCGCGTATAAccagttgtcatgaaaaaaaaaagagaatttagATGATAATATGAGCGAAATGAGAGCAATTACTATTAACAATCGAGTGTCCGTTTGCCTGTTTGTGTGTTAGGTAACAACGTGTAATTCAGTTTATCCAAACAACATTATTTTATCCTTGAGAGAtagttttttctttcattgcacGAAAATGCTGGTTTCCTTAGTCTGGAGAGACAGGTGAGAACTATActtatagtacatgtattgtacctCATGCCTGTCAAGAACAAATTTAGGCACAACGATATTCTTCCCTGGATTAGCACATTATGTTCCCCACCAtttaggaaaaacaaaaacggcAGCATTATTTAAAACGTAGCCACAAATGGTAAAGGATTTCTGTAGAAATGGTGCAAGAAACCAATGAATAAAAATACTGAAGAAGGACCATTTAACCCTTCGTGACCAATGTCACTTTGGAGTCGATGTCTTTTCGAGGGTTTATGAACATGGAATGGATCTAACGGCCAGATTGTCTTCCTTCATCCATATGTAGCCATGCTATGTAAATAACCCCATCATTATTTGAACGCTTAGAGTTTTCTTGTGAGGCCTTTGATGAGATGCTTTCATTATTTAGGGTAGCATCCTTTTGTTGGTGATTAGGATGCATAAACCTCAATTCTACGTGACAGGCCTAAAGAGGTCTGATCTATGCCACGTTTTACTTCTCTCTCTGAATGATCCTACTTTCAATCTCCTTACACTAATTAATTCCAAAAATGGTTAGATGTTGATTTATTTTCAGCGGAGACAGTGATTAaaacttttttgatatttttttttccaattcaaagttcatttcaattttcgacacaacatatatattttcacttcctttgataacagagaacaaGGTGAAAACaacattgtagaaaaaaaaagactatacAGTACAATAATCTTTATTCATACAACATAATTGCAACATGCTAATTGATatgtcactttttcttttctttttggcatGCTGTCTACTATGTTACAGATATCAACATAGGTTGTGGGCTTTAATAGTATGttaacaaaaacaccaaaattataacagaaaaaatattgactcagCAAACAAAGGGAATTCAATTTCGAGCATATTAATGGTcatttattatttgtattaAGACTACGCGTTAGCACGATATCTAGTAAGAAACTAGAGTGATAATTGTTTCCTATGCTTACCAAGTATTCTGACATTCCTGGTTCAATACTGCTGATTTAGGTATGACTCCGAAATACAAGTAGACAAGAGATCACGATCTGATGTCTAATCAGCCTGTCCGAAAGTGCACACACACGTTAGATTGAGCGTGGTCTCACTTTTTAAGAcccaaacaaaatgaaatcatgaagaGTTTATTGTTTTCGACAGAGAAATAGATGACGCAGTACTCCTAAAATGGCGGTGTAGCTTTGTTTACATTCTGTGTTATCTTTTCAGTCTGACCTATCAACGACAGAACAGTGTGTCTATCTGGAATCACAGCGCGTAATTAAATCTCACATTGAACAGCTAGCTCTTCATGCAACATTGGGCGAGTAAGAGGTGCACTGTGGGGGTCCATCATTTGTTTCGCTTTATTTAGTCAGGCACTGTGGGGGTAAAAATGACTTCGTGGGGGTATTTGTCTCTGTGGGAAAACAACAGGGTATACCCCCACAAGCTCCTATTGTTAGGTTGAGTGAGCTAAGTGAGCATTTTCCCATAAACAAAAGTCGTCATGTACACGACGACGATTTGAGAGTAATAAGACACAATATTATAGGTTAAATAGttgtcatttatcattcatttccacaataATGAGATTTCTTTAATTCCTGAGACTGTTCAAGCTATACTAAAGTGACATACGTGTGCGCTGAAAATCGGTTGACAATAAACTATATTGCTAGTAGTTTTGCATAGCCATGTGGTACTACACTAGAATACATGTTTTGAATGTCAGTCGTCACAATCTCTGCGTTTGCGTGTTCATAATTCACTCAGCAGCACAATTATTATATCACCaacattactatcatcattgtAACGATCTTCATCATTAAATTAGaagcagtagcagtagcagtttCAACTGTCCTGATATGCACCTCGATCCCTATCAGCTGTCTATGGTGGATAGCAATTTCGGTACATGTTTATGTCGTCTTCTTCGCACCGACGACCCACTGCCTGTATGGCAATGAAACGTAATACTGGCTTTGTCGTTGACATACCCCAATGCTCACCAACATTAAGACAT encodes:
- the LOC140247004 gene encoding tripartite motif-containing protein 3-like, translating into MTEFHQISSQNLECPICLTLFNQPKSLTCSHTFCKDCLQRISQTRSDQETISCPICRKETPLPSGDVEKLQTNVLLSSLVDEVKTKSPTCTVCEMDENLPAVSYCQDCGKYMCESCENGHSLWKPVSSHEVVPMSEVLSGKVLLKRRRKCKKHPSEDVECFCTGCQEYACLRCGMLTHLQAGHQIKETAVHEEKLMENIKELKNKVISKRTSIDNHIEFIETQRNEITNLMTRLNDDIDKTYEEYMQILSDNREALKSQVKHWSEKFEKELQVMQEESRRTISHMNAMEELVTNSMKVPLEKDALLAHDTLCENLKSFLGRDDPDNQSPRGVTERAGKISFRRFVKVNELCLGELKGYTWHVKAEIELPREDSMNCMTRVPDGKMAVGSFKGGIHLYSPDGELQQTVLKGLSLVNIGFLSDGRCVVRDVENEMSLYTPQWGKLDVTFETMNFAEGGLGGLTVDRDDNIYVGYGTPKIILVFKRQGGKAVRYMMCDGYTPKQLFFPTKGKLILQAASAVVCLDGTGKKQNVFKEEGMIPYPAVCQDDSVIVALVKHEEGLVRIDRYTSELKHVHNLITDFKIQIPASSCDYSLQEFENGQIAFCTSDRLYIFDAI